The stretch of DNA CGGAACCTCACGCCAGGTCTTGCCCCAACGGACATCGACCAAGGCCAAGACCATGGTGGCCAAGGCGGCCGAGACGATTCCCAATTTGAAAATTCGTCGGCGTCCCGAAGCGGGAAACAGGAACGGCGTCAGGTTTTTGGTGGCGAATCTTGCCACAGCGCGGCGATTTGCCACGGCTGCGGCGACGGTCACCGCCACAACAGCGGCCACCAGCCACAAGTAGTTGAAGTTGGCGTAATTGCCGATTTGAATATCCATGACACGTCTTTCCGGTTATGAGTAAAGCGTCTATGAGGAATGCGGGAATTATTAGGTCGGGTGCCACTGCTGGAGTCTGCTGCAGTGGCACCCTTTGTCCACGGGTTGCTAAACAAGCCGTCGGAACATCGTATGACTAAGCACAACCTGTGCCACGAGTGCGAAAAGTGCTAACAGGACCAGCGGAGGCATCTTCATGCCGGCGACTTGCACCGGTTCGATCGCCCATTCGCGATAGTCCACATATTGCTTCTCTTCCACGCGGCTCTTTTCGAGTTCATCAATCTTTTCGTAGATGGCTGCCAACGAGGCTGTGTCGGTGGCTCGGAAGTAGTTGCCGCCGGTCAGCTCCGCGACTTTGGTCAACGTCTCTTCATCGATATTGACCTCCATCATCCGGTACTCCTTACGCCCAGTGAACGGGTCGACCACCGGCACCGGAGCTTGTCCTTGGGTGCCGACGCCGATCGTGTAAATCTTTACGCCCAAGGTCGCTGCCAGTTCCGCCGCTTGGATTGGATTCACATCCCCGGCATTATTCTCACCGTCCGTCAGCAGGATCATGACCTTGCTTTTGACTTTGTCGTCCCGGTCGTTATCCAAGGCAGTCAGTTTTTCGACCGCCAATCCCATGGCATCACCGATGGCGGTGCCGTCTTCATTGCGGTCGTCGACGATTTCAGATTGATTCAACTGTGCGACGAGAAACGGGTGGTCCAGTGTCGGCGGGCTGATGCCATCGGCATGCCGTGCGAATGTCACCAAACCGATCAAATCGCTGAACCGTCCTTCCAAAGCCTCGCCGCCGGTAATGAATTTGCCGGCGACGTCTTTGACCGCTGTCAAACGGTCAACCGGTTGTCCTTCGACTTCAAAATCCATGGCCTGCATACTGCCGCTCCGGTCGACCACCATTTCGATGGCAATCCCTTCAGATTCGCTGACCGTCTGTTTACGGCCTTCTTGCGGCCGTGCTAAAGCGACGATCAACAGCACCACAGCGGCAATCCGCAATGCGGGCGGGACCCAAGCGAGGCGTTGTTTCCACGTCTTGGGAAGATTTTGTAATCCGCTCGTATCGCTGAACGCGACCGAGGTCGTTTTGCGTTTTCGCAGGACATACCAGGCCACAAACGGCACGGCTGCCAGTAGTATGAGAAACCAGCTAGATGCGGTGGTGAACATGATTTATGCCTCCTGAGCGACGGGGTTAGGGTCGGATTGTTTACGCGTCGGAGCGGTCTCCGCCACAAAGCGACGCGCCGTTTCCATCGCCTCATTGCCGTCCGACGTCGCCGGGCAGTAACTCGCGAATTTGACGATGTCTGCTTGCGTCAAAAAGTCCTTTAGTAATTCACAATGTTCGCGGCTGAGTGTTTCCCCGTCGCGAATGTGTGCCAAAAACTCGTCCGTTGTCAGTCGAGGAGCGGCGATTTCAAAACGACGCTCGATATAGATGCGTACGATGTCGGTCAGGCGCGAATAAAACAGTTGCACCTGTCCTTGCTCAACATGCTGTTCGTCAACCAACCGGTCCATCTCGGCCAAGGCCCATTGTTCGGCGGTCAACTGTCGGCGATTCCGCAGTGCGACAACCAGTAACAAAGTCGCAATTGCCAATCCGGTTCCCCCGGCGATCCACCAAGCCGTATAAGTCGGCGGAGCGGTGATCGGCAGATCGACGACCCCTTTCAGGTCACGAAACTGCGTCGGATCCGCCTGGCCTTCCAGAACGCTGGTGATCGAAATCGGAATCGACTGCGAGGTAATCACGCCATGTTGCGGGGTCTCCCCCCGTTTGTCGGTGAATGCCACCGCGATCTCGGGAATTTGTTGATCCCCGGAAAGCAGTGATTCCAACTCGTAGACCCGCGTCCAACTCCGCTGGTCTCCCAACGGAATATCCAGCTTGTCGGTTACGTCGACGACATCCAGTTGCCCCAGCGAAGTGGGCTGCTCAGGGAACGAGACAGTCACCGATTCGGGAACGACCACCGATAATGTCAGTCGAATCCGCTCCGCAATTTGCGCCGCAGAGCGATCGACCGTGGTTGTCATTTCCGCGGGACCGCTGTGTGTGGTGAATGCCACACCCTTCCCCGCACCGTCCGCAGGCGTCGATTGGGCCTGCAGTTGGCCTGCCAGCAACAGGATGGCCGCCGCTGCGAACGCAGAGCACGTGAACGTTCCGCGTCGTTTCATTTTGTTATGTGATATTTTCATCAGACGGCTCATCGCCGAGCCTCCCGTTTGTGAAAGAATTTTCGAAGTGGATCGACGAAGTCGTCGCCAGTTTGAATGTGAATCGGGTCCATTTTCAATTTCGTGAACAGTGCGTCCCGTTTCTCACCGACCCGTTTGGCATGCTCGGCATACAACGCACGATGCCGGCGGCTGCTCGTATCCAAGGTGACAATCTGGCCGCTTTCCGCATCGCGAAGTTCGACTAATCCGACGTTGGGGATTTCCAACTCGCGTTGGTCACCCACAACGACCGGAATCACGTCGTGTTTTCGCGTTGCGATCCGCAAAGTTTTTTCGTAATTGTCATCTTGGAAGTCGCTCACCAGAAACACGATCGAACGGCGTTTGACCGTGCGATTGAGGTGTTCCAATGCAGCCTTAATATCCGTGCCGCTCCCCATCGGGTTGCAGTACATCAATTCCAGAATCAGCCGCATCACGTGACGCGAACCTTTCCCCGGCGGCACCACTTTTTCGATGCCGTCGGTGAATAGATTCAAGCCGACCTTGTCATTGTTCTTGATGGCGGAGAATGCGAGCGTTGCTCCCAACTCCGTCACCAATTCCCGTTTTGTCTGATAGTGCGTCCCCAGGCCTTGTGAGGCACTGAGGTCGACCAGCAACATGACCGTCAACTCGCGTTCCTCGCGGAACAATTTGACGTATGGCTCGCCGTAGCGGGCCGTCACGTTCCAGTCGATGCTCCGTACATCGTCACCAACGTGGTAGGGACGCACCTCCTCAAACTCAACGCCGCGGCCTTTGAAGGCCGTATGATATTGGCCGCTCAACATGTCGTCCGCCAAGTGCGACGTGCGAATCTTGATGCGGCGCAGTTTGTTTAATAATTCCAGGGGAATCATCGAATTTAGACCTCACTTTCGTTGGCCACGATAAAACTAGAACACAACCCGCAGGGCCCGCCATGCGGACTCTCTGCACCTTGGATTAAGGAACAGGGATGTGTTCGATAATCGCCCGGACGATATCATCCGACGTCTTGTCTTCCGCTTCGGCCTCGTAAGAGATCACCACGCGGTGCCGAAGTACATCCAAGGCAATGTCCTTAATGTCCTGCGGTGTCACATATCCGCGACCATGTAGGAACGCATTCGCTTTGCCGGCCAACGTCAAATTGATCGTTGCCCGCGGCGAACCGCCGTACTGGATCAACTCGTTGATCGGCAATCCGTATTCACTGGGGTTCCGGGTCGCCATCACCAAATCGACAACGTACTCTTGGACTTTGCCATCGACATAGATCTCGTCGACCAACTCACGCGCCTGGGCGATTTCTGCCGGTGAGGTCACCGCACAAATCTCCATCGAACTCTTGGTCTTGGACATCCGCGAGAGGATTTCCAGTTCCTCGCTGCGGCTGGGGTAATCGACCACGACTTTGAGCATGAAACGATCCATCTGTGCTTCGGGAAGCGGGTAGGTCCCTTCTTGCTCAACGGGGTTTTGCGTCGCCATGACAAGAAACGGCTCATCCAACAGAAACGTTTCGGATCCGATCGTGACTTGCCGTTCTTGCATCGCTTCCAACAAGGCACTTTGCACCTTGGCGGGAGCACGGTTGATTTCGTCAGCCAAAATCAGGTTCGAGAAGATCGGCCCTTTTTGAATGACGAACTTTTGATCTTGGGGTTGATAAATCAACGTTCCCAACAAGTCGGCCGGCAACAGGTCCGGAGTAAACTGCAAACGCTGAAAGCCGGTGGAGATTCCTTTGGCCAACGTCGCCACAGCTGTGGTCTTTGCCAATCCGGGTACGCCTTCGATCAACAAGTGGCCGTTGCCAAGCAAGCCGATCAACATGCGGTGCATTAATTGTTTTTGCCCGACAATCACGCGGCCGACTTCGTCCAACAGACGCTGAAACGGTTCGCTACGAATTTTGGCCTCTTCGGTCAATTCGTTGATTTGAGCATGAGTTTTTGAATCGGTCACAGTCGCCATGTCATCATTCCTCGCGGAGTATCAGGCACCGCCTTGGAGCGAGGCGGTGCCGATGGGAAAGGATTAGGTTTCGTGCTCCGGTGATGACAAAAGCAAAGTGCGTGCCAATGCGAAAACGAACGCAAATCCCCTGAAAAACTGCTAAAAACACATGTTTTCGCATGGGGCAGAATGCCCCACGGGGGAAGTTCGCCCCAAGCGCATCGATGATCGATCGGGGGATGGCGGGAAGCAAATGGGAGCGGGTGCCTCAGCATGCTTGACGGGTAGTGCGTTTGCTCGCAGGGCGGATAACTTTGGGGAGCGCGCTTGGTCTCACGACACTGCCGGACAAGCCGGCAGTGGCACCCTAACTGGCGAGGCAATTCTTGAAGCGCCTCAGTCGTTGTCGACGCCGTATTGTTTCAGCTTGCGATACAGCGTCTTGCGATCCAATCCCAGCACGCGAGCAGCGAGCGTTTTGTTCTGGTCGACGGTATCCAGCACATGCAAGATATAGCGGCGCTCGACTTCCTCCATCGAGACCAACTCCATCGGATCGGCGCCGCCGATGAAGACTTGCGAGGACTGGTAGTTGCGGATTTTCTCCGGCAAGTCCTCCACGGCAATTTTGTCGAACCGCGTTAAGGCGACCGCTCGTTCCATGATGTTTCGCAGTTCGCGAATATTGCCCGGCCAGGAATAGCTCAGCAGTTTTTCGGCAGCCTGTTCCGAAATCCCCACGATTTCCTTTTTCGCACGTTCGGCAAATTGCTCGACGTAGTGTTGCGATAACAACAATACATCCATGCCCCGCGACCGCAGCGGCGGTAGTTCGACTTGGATCACATTGATGCGGTAGTACAGATCCTCGCGAAACCGATTTTCCTCGACAGCCGATTCCAGATCTCGATTCGTAGCAGTGAGAATGCGGACATCAAACGGAATTTCCTTGTCACTGCCGACGGGACGTACGCGGTTTTCCTCCAGGGCCCGCAGCAACTTCACTTGCATAGCCATCGGCATTTCGCCCATTTCGTCTAGCAGCAACGTGCCCCCTTCTGCTTCCAGAAACAGTCCTTTGCGCTCGGTCCGTGCATCGGTGAACGCGCCTTTGGAGTGTCCGAACAACTCACTTTCCAGCAAGGTTTCCGACAATGCCGCACAGTTCACCGCAACGAATGGCTTCTCAACGCGGCGACTTTTTTGATGAATCGAGCGTGCCACCAACTCCTTACCGGTCCCGCTTTCGCCGGTGATCAGCACCGAAGCCTCCGAATCAGCAATCCGCGCCAGTTGATCATACAAACCGTGCATCACCTGGCTATCGCCCAGCATTTCGCCGAACCGCCCGGTTCGCTGCACGGCCTCGCTGAGGACCTGCACCTGCTGTTGTAACCGACTGTGTTTGCAGGCCCGCTCGATCGTCAGGGCCAACAGGTCCATTTCGATCGGCTTGGTGACAAAGTCATACGCTCCGGCGCGAATCGCAGCGACCGCTGTTTCCAGGCTGCCGAAAGCGGTCATCACGACGACCGGGATGTCGGGGCGGTTATCGGTGATTTGTCGGCAAAGTTGCAAACCGTCGGTGCCGGGCATCCGTACGTCGGTGAGCACGACGTCGAACTCCTGCTCCTGTACGGTACGCAGCGCATCATTCGCGCTGGTGCACCACGAGGATTCCATGCCCCGCAAGCGCAGATCGGTGTCGATCAATTCGCACATGCTCTGTTCGTCATCAACAACTAGAACTTTGCCGTTCATGTCGGTTCCCATAACCTGACTGACCACTTCCAACTGGTTTTAGAAAACTTAGGATTCTGCCGGCGCCGATTTCGGGAGATACACGGAGAAACAGCTGCCCTGTCCGACTTCACTTGTCACCGAAATCCACCCGCCATGCTCCTGCACAATGCCGTAGGAAATCGACAGTCCCAACCCCGTCCCCGCTCCGACATCCTTGGTGGTAAAAAACGGTTCGAAGATGTCATGCAAACGTTCTTCCGGGATTCCAGAACCATTGTCCGTCACATCGATCTGATAATACTCGCCCGCCGCCAAATTCACATCTTCCGGCGGTTGCACATTCGTGTCTGCTAATCGCACGTCGACTCGACCGGCATCCTCCATCGACTGGACCGCATTCATCACCAGATTCGTAATCACCTGCTGGATTTGCCCCGCGTCGACATGGGCGGGAAAGGCATCGCCATCCGCTTCCACTTTAAGCGTCACGTGGGCTTTGTCGGCATAGGGCCGCAGCAGATCCACCGCGTGATCGAGCACTTGCCGCAAATCGGCCGCTTCGCGCTGTGGCGTCGACCGCCGCGCGAAATCCAGCAATTCGCGGATTATCTTAGCAATGCGATCCGCTTCGGTCTTGATCACGACGGCACTTTTTTGAATTTCCTCGT from Symmachiella dynata encodes:
- a CDS encoding sigma-54-dependent transcriptional regulator codes for the protein MNGKVLVVDDEQSMCELIDTDLRLRGMESSWCTSANDALRTVQEQEFDVVLTDVRMPGTDGLQLCRQITDNRPDIPVVVMTAFGSLETAVAAIRAGAYDFVTKPIEMDLLALTIERACKHSRLQQQVQVLSEAVQRTGRFGEMLGDSQVMHGLYDQLARIADSEASVLITGESGTGKELVARSIHQKSRRVEKPFVAVNCAALSETLLESELFGHSKGAFTDARTERKGLFLEAEGGTLLLDEMGEMPMAMQVKLLRALEENRVRPVGSDKEIPFDVRILTATNRDLESAVEENRFREDLYYRINVIQVELPPLRSRGMDVLLLSQHYVEQFAERAKKEIVGISEQAAEKLLSYSWPGNIRELRNIMERAVALTRFDKIAVEDLPEKIRNYQSSQVFIGGADPMELVSMEEVERRYILHVLDTVDQNKTLAARVLGLDRKTLYRKLKQYGVDND
- a CDS encoding DUF58 domain-containing protein, which translates into the protein MIPLELLNKLRRIKIRTSHLADDMLSGQYHTAFKGRGVEFEEVRPYHVGDDVRSIDWNVTARYGEPYVKLFREERELTVMLLVDLSASQGLGTHYQTKRELVTELGATLAFSAIKNNDKVGLNLFTDGIEKVVPPGKGSRHVMRLILELMYCNPMGSGTDIKAALEHLNRTVKRRSIVFLVSDFQDDNYEKTLRIATRKHDVIPVVVGDQRELEIPNVGLVELRDAESGQIVTLDTSSRRHRALYAEHAKRVGEKRDALFTKLKMDPIHIQTGDDFVDPLRKFFHKREARR
- a CDS encoding AAA family ATPase codes for the protein MATVTDSKTHAQINELTEEAKIRSEPFQRLLDEVGRVIVGQKQLMHRMLIGLLGNGHLLIEGVPGLAKTTAVATLAKGISTGFQRLQFTPDLLPADLLGTLIYQPQDQKFVIQKGPIFSNLILADEINRAPAKVQSALLEAMQERQVTIGSETFLLDEPFLVMATQNPVEQEGTYPLPEAQMDRFMLKVVVDYPSRSEELEILSRMSKTKSSMEICAVTSPAEIAQARELVDEIYVDGKVQEYVVDLVMATRNPSEYGLPINELIQYGGSPRATINLTLAGKANAFLHGRGYVTPQDIKDIALDVLRHRVVISYEAEAEDKTSDDIVRAIIEHIPVP
- a CDS encoding vWA domain-containing protein, whose translation is MFTTASSWFLILLAAVPFVAWYVLRKRKTTSVAFSDTSGLQNLPKTWKQRLAWVPPALRIAAVVLLIVALARPQEGRKQTVSESEGIAIEMVVDRSGSMQAMDFEVEGQPVDRLTAVKDVAGKFITGGEALEGRFSDLIGLVTFARHADGISPPTLDHPFLVAQLNQSEIVDDRNEDGTAIGDAMGLAVEKLTALDNDRDDKVKSKVMILLTDGENNAGDVNPIQAAELAATLGVKIYTIGVGTQGQAPVPVVDPFTGRKEYRMMEVNIDEETLTKVAELTGGNYFRATDTASLAAIYEKIDELEKSRVEEKQYVDYREWAIEPVQVAGMKMPPLVLLALFALVAQVVLSHTMFRRLV